In Sander lucioperca isolate FBNREF2018 chromosome 12, SLUC_FBN_1.2, whole genome shotgun sequence, one DNA window encodes the following:
- the sp5l gene encoding sp5 transcription factor-like, producing MAALAIQRTDNFLHTFLQDRTPSSSPEGAPSALSFLATTCSQAWQVGGTMGSEGSQFPYESSVSSTSGMFQLWSNDMAPSTALSTHQMTFTVPKVQFPGHMQPGLGHHHHHTHHHHHHELPLTPPAEPPPSYSFELSPVKVLSSQPQATGPYYPQHNGVGQNFPSFLQNSSARHHLPGGHVDEGQQWWSLPQTNATPTNHPFSLGRQLVLGHQPQIAALLQGTSKGLLSSTRRCRRCKCPNCQANGGGLEFGKKRLHICHIPECGKVYKKTSHLKAHLRWHAGERPFICNWLFCGKSFTRSDELQRHLRTHTGEKRFGCQQCGKRFMRSDHLSKHVKTHQTRKSRSGQPSQSTDPLLTNIKRE from the exons ATGGCTGCGCTGGCGATACAAAGGACTGACAACTTTTTGCACACCTTTTTACAG GACCGGACGCCCAGCTCCTCTCCAGAGGGAGCACCCAGCGCCCTCTCCTTCCTGGCCACCACCTGTAGCCAGGCCTGGCAGGTGGGAGGCACTATGGGCTCAGAAGGCTCCCAGTTCCCCTATGAAAGCTCCGTCAGCTCCACATCAGGAATGTTTCAACTCTGGAGCAACGACATGGCACCCAGCACAGCCCTCAGCACACACCAGATGACCTTCACGGTGCCCAAGGTGCAGTTCcccggacacatgcagcctggTCTGggtcaccatcatcatcacacccatcatcaccaccaccatgaGTTGCCTCTCACCCCCCCGGCTGAACCTCCCCCTTCCTACTCCTTCGAACTCTCCCCTGTCAAAGTGCTGTCCTCGCAGCCACAGGCCACCGGCCCCTATTACCCTCAGCACAACGGTGTGGGACAAAACTTCCCCAGCTTCCTCCAGAACTCCTCAGCCAGGCATCACTTGCCTGGAGGCCATGTGGACGAAGGGCAGCAATGGTGGAGCCTTCCCCAAACCAacgccaccccaaccaaccatCCCTTCTCCTTAGGCAGACAGCTGGTTTTGGGCCACCAGCCCCAGATAGCTGCTCTTCTCCAAGGCACCTCCAAGGGCCTGCTGAGCTCCACACGCCGCTGCCGCCGCTGCAAATGCCCCAACTGCCAGGCCAATGGCGGGGGGTTAGAGTTCGGAAAGAAGAGACTGCACATCTGCCACATCCCAGAGTGTGGCAAAGTGTACAAGAAGACCTCTCACCTCAAGGCACATCTGCGCTGGCATGCCGGGGAGAGACCCTTCATCTGTAATTGGCTTTTCTGCGGTAAAAGCTTCACCCGTTCAGACGAGCTACAGCGGCACCTCCGCACACACACCGGAGAGAAGCGCTTTGGATGCCAGCAGTGCGGCAAGAGGTTCATGAGGAGTGACCACCTCTCCAAACATGTCAAGACCCACCAGACCAGGAAGAGCCGGTCTGGGCAGCCATCACAGAGCACGGACCCTCTGCTCACTAATATCAAGAGAGAGTAA